Part of the uncultured Methanobrevibacter sp. genome, AAAATTATTGTGTATGGCTTTACCTTATTTTGAGATAAAAACTTACTCAAATATAAGTGGTATATTAAATACTCTATTTAATTAGGAGGGAAAAAATGGCAAAGTATGATGATAAAGTCGATTTATACGACGATAGAGGATCATTAGTCGTATCTGATGTCCCAATCGAAGCTTTAAGTCCACTCAGAAACAGTGCTATTCAAAACATCGTTAAAGGTGTTAAAAGAACTGTTGCAGTAAACTTAGAAGGACTTGAAAAATCTGTCAAAACTGGTTCAGTCGGTGGAGACAAATCTAAAATATTAGGAAGGGAATTAGATCTTGATATTGTAGCAAATGCTGGTGCAATTGCAGAAAAAATGAAAGAAATGATACAAATTTCTGAAGATGATGATACTAAAGTTGAACCTATTTCCGGAGGTAAAAGATTATTAGTACAAGTTCCATCTAAAAGAATTGATGTAGCTGCAGAATACTCTGTTGCTCCATTATCTACCGCAACTTCCTTAGTACAAGCTATTATTGATGTATGTGACGTAAGTATTTACGATGCAAACTTCGTAAAAGCTGCAGTATTAGGTAGATACCCACAATCTGTAGATTACAAAGGATCAAACATTGCTACTATGTTAGACATTCCACAAAAACTCGAAGGTGCAGGTTATGCTTTAAGAGGAGTTAAAGCAAACGATTTCGCTGCTGCTACCTTAAAAAACACTTTCCAAGCAACTGCTTTAGCATCTATTTTCGAACAAACTGCTATGTTTGAAATGGGTGATGCTGTAGGTGCATACGAAAGATTACACTTATTAGGTTTAGCTTACCAAGGTATGAATGCTAACAATATGGTTTTAGATTTAGTTAAAGATAATGCAAAAGAAGGCACTGTTGGTAGTGTTGTAAACGGAACTATCGCTAGAGCTGAAGCTGACGGAGTTATTGCTCCTCAAAAAGATTTAACTGATTTCTCAATTTATAACACTGATGATGCAGCTTTATGGAATGCATATGCTGCTGCTGGTGCTACTGCTGCTGTTATGGTAAACGTTGGTGCTGCTCGTGCTGCTCAAGGTATTCCATCTACTTTATTATACTTCAATGATAACATTGAATTTGCTACTGGTTTACCAAGTATTGACTACGGTAGAGCAGAAGGTGTAGCTGTAGGATTCTCTTTCTTCAGTCACTCTATCTATGGTGGAGGAGGCCCAGGTCTCTTCAACGGTAACCACGTTGTAACTAGACACAGTAAAGGATTCTGTATCCCTTGTGTAGCTGCTGCTATGTCCTTAGACGCAGGAACACAACTCTTTTCACCAGAAGCAACTTCTGGTTTAATTAAAGAAGTATACAGTCAAGTTGATGAATTTAGAGAACCTCTCAAATATGTTGCTTTAGCAGCTGATGAAATTAAAGGTGACATCTAATTAATTTAATATTAAATCTAATTTTTCATGGATGTTAAAAAATGGATATTGAAATATTCCCATATAGGGTGCTTGGAAGCGATACAACAGAAAAGTTGTTGAATGACATTGAATCACTTGAAGATGTTAAAAGAACTGTAATTCATGGTCCAAGATTTCCAAAAACTGAAGAATCTTTACCTCCACAATATAGGGAACGTAGAGTAATTAATATTAATGGCGAAGATGTTGTTCTTAAAGTTAAAACTGGTAGAATTTTTGTTGAGTTAACAATGGAATCTACAGTTAATGAAATCGAGGAAATCTGCAAAAAACATATTCCTTTTGGTTTTGATATTAATCAAGATAAATCAAATTATATTAGAAAGGAAAGAACAGTTTCTGATAGGATTAAATATGGTGAAGCAGATTTGCCTGATGAATTAGTTGGAATGACTGACCAATATTCAAGTTTTGAAGATCACGTAAATATTGTTAGAAAGGATGACTTTTAAATGATTGGAAGATGTACTCACGTAGTTGATTGTAGAGCAACAGGTGGTATGGGTAAAGGTGGAGGTCTTGCACAAAGAGGCACATTTGCTGAATGTGGGGCTGAAGTTTTAGCTGTTGCTATGTCTCCAGGACGTAGACATATTACTAAACCTGTCTGTGAAATCACTTTTGGATTACGTGAATCCAATGTTTTAACTAGCACAATGGTTTTAAATGCAGGTGCTGGTGTTCCTCATGATGCTCCTGCTTCTGGTGGAACTTTATTTGGTCTTACTGATAAAGAAGTAGAACAAATGAGTAATTTTAAATTGCTTGTTATTCATTTAGGTGGAGTTAAAAATCATTTAATTTATAAAGCTAGATTGATTTTAAGGAATGTTAATAAACCTTGTATTATCATTTGTGAATCTCCAGTTGACTGTGAAGATTTTGCTAAAATTGGTGTAAAAACTTCTAAAGTCATGCCATCTGAAGAAAATATTAAAACAGAAGGATGCATTGTTGATATTGTTAATGAAGTTATTCGTGGAGAAACAATCTCACAAGAAAAATTAGATGAAATTATTAGAAAAGTTAAATTAGCATTAGGAGATGCATAATTATGGCACAAATTTATCCAGGTACTTCTCAGGTTGCTCAAAATAGAAGAAACTTTTGTGATCCAGATTACGAATTAGAAAAGTTAAGAGAAATCTCTGATGAAGACGTAGTAAAAATATTAGGTCACAGAGCTCCAGGTGAAGAATATAAAAGTGTTCACCCACCATTAGATGAAATGGATGAGCCTGATGACATTGTAAGAGAATTAGTTACCCCTATTGCAGGTGCA contains:
- the mcrD gene encoding methyl-coenzyme M reductase operon protein D, with amino-acid sequence MDIEIFPYRVLGSDTTEKLLNDIESLEDVKRTVIHGPRFPKTEESLPPQYRERRVININGEDVVLKVKTGRIFVELTMESTVNEIEEICKKHIPFGFDINQDKSNYIRKERTVSDRIKYGEADLPDELVGMTDQYSSFEDHVNIVRKDDF
- the mcrC gene encoding methyl-coenzyme M reductase I operon protein C; protein product: MIGRCTHVVDCRATGGMGKGGGLAQRGTFAECGAEVLAVAMSPGRRHITKPVCEITFGLRESNVLTSTMVLNAGAGVPHDAPASGGTLFGLTDKEVEQMSNFKLLVIHLGGVKNHLIYKARLILRNVNKPCIIICESPVDCEDFAKIGVKTSKVMPSEENIKTEGCIVDIVNEVIRGETISQEKLDEIIRKVKLALGDA
- the mcrB gene encoding coenzyme-B sulfoethylthiotransferase subunit beta: MAKYDDKVDLYDDRGSLVVSDVPIEALSPLRNSAIQNIVKGVKRTVAVNLEGLEKSVKTGSVGGDKSKILGRELDLDIVANAGAIAEKMKEMIQISEDDDTKVEPISGGKRLLVQVPSKRIDVAAEYSVAPLSTATSLVQAIIDVCDVSIYDANFVKAAVLGRYPQSVDYKGSNIATMLDIPQKLEGAGYALRGVKANDFAAATLKNTFQATALASIFEQTAMFEMGDAVGAYERLHLLGLAYQGMNANNMVLDLVKDNAKEGTVGSVVNGTIARAEADGVIAPQKDLTDFSIYNTDDAALWNAYAAAGATAAVMVNVGAARAAQGIPSTLLYFNDNIEFATGLPSIDYGRAEGVAVGFSFFSHSIYGGGGPGLFNGNHVVTRHSKGFCIPCVAAAMSLDAGTQLFSPEATSGLIKEVYSQVDEFREPLKYVALAADEIKGDI